From the genome of Halictus rubicundus isolate RS-2024b chromosome 2, iyHalRubi1_principal, whole genome shotgun sequence, one region includes:
- the LOC143362469 gene encoding F-box only protein 39 isoform X1: MWDQLPELILTQIFSHLDREDRANVAQICQSWNRALSSPVLWRSVTVLIDRDLRGDFPLAGELAAKYGQHMRILELAWSRPYILTSEARITRNIQAEAGTDFLTVIRAKNVQLKKLILTDWIFSCKWGNRGKLLYALANFLGCQHNLETLSLLNANLGVSDVLRLLASVSRGSSEHLTYLDLRGAFREWQAPHSNSRYLRMLGRFRALTVLRLDYPALSDQTLNALANAAPKLLKILHISVRDSDSRHHTVTDTAWHNLAIVCPDLTVSYTIVNISHYEDMCYLLLPSVPLARFQMFSGHVWDQSRSRNFRSTVGLLITHYTNTLAEVMLQLRNNREMLDDLLICMLVHCKHLTRLQYDGILRNLDTLRDICQLQAESKTRFRTIHVKPRNVNTRNRIILNDINYQYDHKMAEQGVDFRIEDPASVLVFY, from the exons ATGTGGGATCAGCTGCCGGAGCTGATACTGACGCAGATATTCAGTCACCTCGATCGTGAGGATCGTGCCAACGTTGCGCAAATTTGTCAGTCATGGAACCGTGCACTTTCGTCGCCAGTTCTTTGGCGTTCCGTCACGGTCCTCATCGATCGTGATCTACGGGGTGACTTTCCATTGGCGGGAGAACTAGCC GCGAAATATGGACAACACATGCGTATCCTAGAGCTCGCCTGGTCACGACCATATATTCTGACAAGTGAAGCCCGCATAACTCGCAACATTCAAGCCGAAGCTGGTACCGATTTCCTTACGGTTATACGAGCCAAGAATGTCCAACTGAAAAAATTGATACTCACCGACTGGATCTTCAGTTGCAAATGGGGGAACAGAGGGAAGCTCCTTTATGCCCTCGCAAACTTTTTAGG CTGTCAGCACAACTTGGAAACGTTGAGTTTGCTAAATGCGAACCTCGGTGTGAGTGACGTCCTGCGGCTTCTAGCGAGCGTTTCCAGGGGTTCGAGTGAACATTTGACATATTTAGACCTTCGCGGTGCGTTCCGAGAATGGCAAGCACCTCATAGCAATTCCAG ATATTTGCGGATGCTCGGCCGGTTTCGCGCGTTGACTGTTCTCAGGCTCGATTATCCAGCTCTGTCGGATCAAACGCTGAACGCTTTGGCAAACGCCGCGccaaaattgctaaaaattttgcacatatcTGTGCGAGACTCCGACTCCAGACATCACACGGTCACGGACACGGCCTGGCACAATTTGGCCATTGTGTGCCCCGATTTAACAGTCTCCTACACTATAG TTAATATCTCGCATTACGAGGATATGTGCTATTTGCTGCTACCAAGCGTGCCATTGGCTAGGTTTCAAATGTTCAGCGGACACGTGTGGGATCAGAGTAGGTCACGTAATTTCCGAAGTACCGTTGGATTGCTCATCACCCATTACACCAACACGCTag CGGAAGTAATGTTACAATTGAGAAATAATCGTGAAATGTTGGATGACCTGTTGATCTGCATGTTGGTACACTGTAAGCACTTAACAAGATTGCAGTATGACGGTATACTGAGGAATCTCGACACTTTGCGGGACATATGTCAGCTCCAAGCTGAAAGCAAGACCC GTTTTCGTACGATTCACGTGAAACCCCGTAACGTTAACACTCGAAATCGCATCATTTTGAACGACATCAACTACCAATACGATCACAAGATGGCGGAACAAGGTGTAGATTTTCGCATTGAAGATCCTGCCTCGGTTTTAGTGTTCTATTAA
- the LOC143362469 gene encoding F-box only protein 39 isoform X2: MRILELAWSRPYILTSEARITRNIQAEAGTDFLTVIRAKNVQLKKLILTDWIFSCKWGNRGKLLYALANFLGCQHNLETLSLLNANLGVSDVLRLLASVSRGSSEHLTYLDLRGAFREWQAPHSNSRYLRMLGRFRALTVLRLDYPALSDQTLNALANAAPKLLKILHISVRDSDSRHHTVTDTAWHNLAIVCPDLTVSYTIVNISHYEDMCYLLLPSVPLARFQMFSGHVWDQSRSRNFRSTVGLLITHYTNTLAEVMLQLRNNREMLDDLLICMLVHCKHLTRLQYDGILRNLDTLRDICQLQAESKTRFRTIHVKPRNVNTRNRIILNDINYQYDHKMAEQGVDFRIEDPASVLVFY, from the exons ATGCGTATCCTAGAGCTCGCCTGGTCACGACCATATATTCTGACAAGTGAAGCCCGCATAACTCGCAACATTCAAGCCGAAGCTGGTACCGATTTCCTTACGGTTATACGAGCCAAGAATGTCCAACTGAAAAAATTGATACTCACCGACTGGATCTTCAGTTGCAAATGGGGGAACAGAGGGAAGCTCCTTTATGCCCTCGCAAACTTTTTAGG CTGTCAGCACAACTTGGAAACGTTGAGTTTGCTAAATGCGAACCTCGGTGTGAGTGACGTCCTGCGGCTTCTAGCGAGCGTTTCCAGGGGTTCGAGTGAACATTTGACATATTTAGACCTTCGCGGTGCGTTCCGAGAATGGCAAGCACCTCATAGCAATTCCAG ATATTTGCGGATGCTCGGCCGGTTTCGCGCGTTGACTGTTCTCAGGCTCGATTATCCAGCTCTGTCGGATCAAACGCTGAACGCTTTGGCAAACGCCGCGccaaaattgctaaaaattttgcacatatcTGTGCGAGACTCCGACTCCAGACATCACACGGTCACGGACACGGCCTGGCACAATTTGGCCATTGTGTGCCCCGATTTAACAGTCTCCTACACTATAG TTAATATCTCGCATTACGAGGATATGTGCTATTTGCTGCTACCAAGCGTGCCATTGGCTAGGTTTCAAATGTTCAGCGGACACGTGTGGGATCAGAGTAGGTCACGTAATTTCCGAAGTACCGTTGGATTGCTCATCACCCATTACACCAACACGCTag CGGAAGTAATGTTACAATTGAGAAATAATCGTGAAATGTTGGATGACCTGTTGATCTGCATGTTGGTACACTGTAAGCACTTAACAAGATTGCAGTATGACGGTATACTGAGGAATCTCGACACTTTGCGGGACATATGTCAGCTCCAAGCTGAAAGCAAGACCC GTTTTCGTACGATTCACGTGAAACCCCGTAACGTTAACACTCGAAATCGCATCATTTTGAACGACATCAACTACCAATACGATCACAAGATGGCGGAACAAGGTGTAGATTTTCGCATTGAAGATCCTGCCTCGGTTTTAGTGTTCTATTAA